A window of the Miscanthus floridulus cultivar M001 chromosome 14, ASM1932011v1, whole genome shotgun sequence genome harbors these coding sequences:
- the LOC136505173 gene encoding DNA replication licensing factor MCM7 isoform X2 has protein sequence MDEIMPEPTEAYTVDEDRDILMTQRVDEGADGGADGTDPLQRMPPDIKRFFEVYIKTFSKATLLTIRQVKASNIGQLVKISGIVTRCSDVKPLMQVAVYTCEECGFEIYQEVTARVFMPLIECPSQRCKLNKAKGNLILQLRASKFLKFQEVKLQELAEHVPKGHIPRSLTVHLRGELTRKVAPGDVVEMSGIFLPMPYYGFRAMRAGLVADTYLEAMSVTHFKKKYEEYELKGDEQEQIDRLAEDGDIYSKLARSLAPEIFGHEDVKKALLLLLVGAPHRKLADGMKIRGDLHICMMGDPGVAKSQLLKHIINVAPRGVYTTGRGSSGVGLTAAVQKDPVTNEFVLEGGALVLADMGICAIDEFDKMEESDRTAIHEVMEQQTVSIAKAGITTSLNARTAILAAANPAWGRYDMRRTPAENINLPPALLSRFDLLWLILDRADMETDLEMARHIVHVHQNLESPALGFAPLEPSVLRAYISAARRVIPSVPRELEEYIATAYSSIRQEEAKSNAPTSYTTIRTLLSILRISIALARLRFSETVAQSDVDEALRLMQMSKYSLYSDDRQRSGLDAISDIYSILRDEAARTSSMDVRYAHALNLISRKGYSEAQLKECLEEYASLNVWQIHPSTFDIHFIDA, from the exons ATGGACGAGATCATGCCGGAGCCCACAGAGGCGTACACGGTCGACGAGGACCGGGACATCCTGATGACGCAGCGTGTGGATGAGGGGGCCGACGGTGGCGCCGACGGCACGGACCCGCTACAGAGGATGCCACCAGACATCAAACGGTTCTT TGAGGTTTACATCAAGACATTCTCAAAGGCGACTCTGCTCACCATTAGGCAAGTAAAGGCATCAAACATTGGGCAGCTTGTGAAAATATCTGGGATTGTTACTCGCTGCTCGGATGTGAAGCCATTGATGCAGGTTGCTGTTTATACATGTGAAGAATGTGGCTTTGAGATATACCAG GAAGTGACTGCTAGAGTGTTTATGCCCCTCATTGAATGCCCATCTCAACGATGCAAACTGAACAAAGCAAAGGGGAATCTAATCCTTCAACTGCGTGCATCAAAATTTTTGAAATTTCAGGAG GTGAAGCTTCAAGAGTTAGCAGAGCATGTACCAAAGGGCCACATTCCTCGCTCTCTGACTGTTCATCTAAGAGGAGAGCTGACTAGAAAG GTTGCACCTGGAGATGTGGTTGAGATGTCGGGCATTTTTCTCCCTATGCCATACTATGGGTTTAGAGCGATGCGTGCAGGATTAGTTGCTGATACTTACTTGGAAGCAATGTCTGTCACCCATTTCAAGAAAAAATATGAGGA GTATGAACTGAAAGGTGATGAACAAGAACAAATTGACCGATTGGCTGAGGACGGTGATATCTACAGTAAGTTGGCAAGGTCCTTGGCACCTGAAATATTTGGCCATGAAGACGTAAAAAAAGCACTGCTGTTACTACTTGTTGGCGCACCCCATCGGAAGCTCGCAGATGGCATGAAG ATCAGAGGAGACCTGCATATATGCATGATGGGAGATCCTGGTGTTGCAAAGAGTCAACTTCTGAAGCACATTATCAATGTTGCACCAAGAGGAGTGTACACCACTGGACGTGGGAGCAGTGGTGTTGGTCTTACCGCTGCAGTCCAGAAAGATCCAGTAACAAATGAGTTTGTCCTCGAGGGTGGAGCACTG GTACTGGCAGATATGGGCATTTGTGCTATAGATGAGTTTGACAAGATGGAAGAGTCAGACAGGACAGCGATTCATGAGGTAATGGAGCAGCAAACAGTTAGCATTGCCAAGGCTGGCATCACAACCTCTCTTAATGCGAGAACCGCAATTCTGGCTGCTGCAAATCCAGCATG GGGAAGGTACGATATGAGGAGGACTCCAGCAGAAAATATAAATCTACCTCCAGCACTTCTGTCTCGTTTCGACCTCCTTTGGTTGATCCTGGATCGTGCAGACATGGAAACTGATCTTGAAATGGCAAGACACATTGTTCATGTGCATCAAAATCTTGAATCACCAGCGCTGGGGTTCGCACCACTTGAGCCATCTGTACTCAG AGCATACATATCTGCTGCTAGAAGAGTCATTCCTTCTGTTCCTAGAGAGCTCGAGGAATACATTGCAACTGCATATTCCAGCATCCGCCAAGAGGAGGCAAAGTCAAATGCACCAACCTCCTACACAACTATCAGGACACTTTTGAGCATACTCCGTATTTCCATT GCCTTGGCAAGACTTAGGTTTTCAGAAACTGTGGCTCAGAGTGATGTCGATGAAGCACTGCGACTGATGCAAATGTCCAAGTACTCGTTATACTCAGATGACCGCCAACGGTCTGGCCTTGATGCAATATCTGATATATATTCTATCCTGAGAGACGAAGCTGCTAGGACGAGCAGTATGGATGTGAGATATGCTCATGCTCTTAACTTGATCTCCAGAAAG GGATACAGCGAGGCTCAATTGAAGGAGTGCTTGGAGGAATACGCTTCCCTGAATGTGTGGCAGATCCATCCAAGCACCTTTGACATCCACTTCATCGATGCCTGA
- the LOC136505173 gene encoding DNA replication licensing factor MCM7 isoform X1, which translates to MKNPDFAADKALAKDFLSNFAGPHGEPKYLNILQDVANRKIRAVQIELDDMFHYKDIDEEFLQRVTENTRRYIGVFAEAMDEIMPEPTEAYTVDEDRDILMTQRVDEGADGGADGTDPLQRMPPDIKRFFEVYIKTFSKATLLTIRQVKASNIGQLVKISGIVTRCSDVKPLMQVAVYTCEECGFEIYQEVTARVFMPLIECPSQRCKLNKAKGNLILQLRASKFLKFQEVKLQELAEHVPKGHIPRSLTVHLRGELTRKVAPGDVVEMSGIFLPMPYYGFRAMRAGLVADTYLEAMSVTHFKKKYEEYELKGDEQEQIDRLAEDGDIYSKLARSLAPEIFGHEDVKKALLLLLVGAPHRKLADGMKIRGDLHICMMGDPGVAKSQLLKHIINVAPRGVYTTGRGSSGVGLTAAVQKDPVTNEFVLEGGALVLADMGICAIDEFDKMEESDRTAIHEVMEQQTVSIAKAGITTSLNARTAILAAANPAWGRYDMRRTPAENINLPPALLSRFDLLWLILDRADMETDLEMARHIVHVHQNLESPALGFAPLEPSVLRAYISAARRVIPSVPRELEEYIATAYSSIRQEEAKSNAPTSYTTIRTLLSILRISIALARLRFSETVAQSDVDEALRLMQMSKYSLYSDDRQRSGLDAISDIYSILRDEAARTSSMDVRYAHALNLISRKGYSEAQLKECLEEYASLNVWQIHPSTFDIHFIDA; encoded by the exons ATGAAGAACCCCGACTTCGCCGCAGACAAAG CGCTCGCCAAGGACTTCTTGTCCAACTTCGCCGGCCCTCACGGCGAGCCCAAGTACCTGAACATCCTG CAAGATGTCGCGAACAGGAAGATACGCGCGGTCCAGATCGAGCTGGATGACATGTTCCAT TATAAGGATATCGATGAGGAGTTCTTGCAGCGTGTTACTGAGAACACGCGGCGCTACATCGGTGTCTTCGCGGAGGCCATGGACGAGATCATGCCGGAGCCCACAGAGGCGTACACGGTCGACGAGGACCGGGACATCCTGATGACGCAGCGTGTGGATGAGGGGGCCGACGGTGGCGCCGACGGCACGGACCCGCTACAGAGGATGCCACCAGACATCAAACGGTTCTT TGAGGTTTACATCAAGACATTCTCAAAGGCGACTCTGCTCACCATTAGGCAAGTAAAGGCATCAAACATTGGGCAGCTTGTGAAAATATCTGGGATTGTTACTCGCTGCTCGGATGTGAAGCCATTGATGCAGGTTGCTGTTTATACATGTGAAGAATGTGGCTTTGAGATATACCAG GAAGTGACTGCTAGAGTGTTTATGCCCCTCATTGAATGCCCATCTCAACGATGCAAACTGAACAAAGCAAAGGGGAATCTAATCCTTCAACTGCGTGCATCAAAATTTTTGAAATTTCAGGAG GTGAAGCTTCAAGAGTTAGCAGAGCATGTACCAAAGGGCCACATTCCTCGCTCTCTGACTGTTCATCTAAGAGGAGAGCTGACTAGAAAG GTTGCACCTGGAGATGTGGTTGAGATGTCGGGCATTTTTCTCCCTATGCCATACTATGGGTTTAGAGCGATGCGTGCAGGATTAGTTGCTGATACTTACTTGGAAGCAATGTCTGTCACCCATTTCAAGAAAAAATATGAGGA GTATGAACTGAAAGGTGATGAACAAGAACAAATTGACCGATTGGCTGAGGACGGTGATATCTACAGTAAGTTGGCAAGGTCCTTGGCACCTGAAATATTTGGCCATGAAGACGTAAAAAAAGCACTGCTGTTACTACTTGTTGGCGCACCCCATCGGAAGCTCGCAGATGGCATGAAG ATCAGAGGAGACCTGCATATATGCATGATGGGAGATCCTGGTGTTGCAAAGAGTCAACTTCTGAAGCACATTATCAATGTTGCACCAAGAGGAGTGTACACCACTGGACGTGGGAGCAGTGGTGTTGGTCTTACCGCTGCAGTCCAGAAAGATCCAGTAACAAATGAGTTTGTCCTCGAGGGTGGAGCACTG GTACTGGCAGATATGGGCATTTGTGCTATAGATGAGTTTGACAAGATGGAAGAGTCAGACAGGACAGCGATTCATGAGGTAATGGAGCAGCAAACAGTTAGCATTGCCAAGGCTGGCATCACAACCTCTCTTAATGCGAGAACCGCAATTCTGGCTGCTGCAAATCCAGCATG GGGAAGGTACGATATGAGGAGGACTCCAGCAGAAAATATAAATCTACCTCCAGCACTTCTGTCTCGTTTCGACCTCCTTTGGTTGATCCTGGATCGTGCAGACATGGAAACTGATCTTGAAATGGCAAGACACATTGTTCATGTGCATCAAAATCTTGAATCACCAGCGCTGGGGTTCGCACCACTTGAGCCATCTGTACTCAG AGCATACATATCTGCTGCTAGAAGAGTCATTCCTTCTGTTCCTAGAGAGCTCGAGGAATACATTGCAACTGCATATTCCAGCATCCGCCAAGAGGAGGCAAAGTCAAATGCACCAACCTCCTACACAACTATCAGGACACTTTTGAGCATACTCCGTATTTCCATT GCCTTGGCAAGACTTAGGTTTTCAGAAACTGTGGCTCAGAGTGATGTCGATGAAGCACTGCGACTGATGCAAATGTCCAAGTACTCGTTATACTCAGATGACCGCCAACGGTCTGGCCTTGATGCAATATCTGATATATATTCTATCCTGAGAGACGAAGCTGCTAGGACGAGCAGTATGGATGTGAGATATGCTCATGCTCTTAACTTGATCTCCAGAAAG GGATACAGCGAGGCTCAATTGAAGGAGTGCTTGGAGGAATACGCTTCCCTGAATGTGTGGCAGATCCATCCAAGCACCTTTGACATCCACTTCATCGATGCCTGA